The Candidatus Nanopelagicus abundans genome includes a region encoding these proteins:
- a CDS encoding SDR family NAD(P)-dependent oxidoreductase codes for MSDEKKWAIVTGGSRGLGFETAKGLIAAGISVYIIGKDEVRAQQSAEKLGCNFRAVDVADSKKFRQVLTEINEEATSNGFQTLDILVLAHGVMSEKMSKTLRTTDEEWRRTLSINLDAVFTAVNQLAPAMSDARKGRVIVYSACLGRMSGPGTHGGLAPYRISKAGVNAFVKNLSYETGLGARGFLVDAICPNHCRTDMGGPDAPRSAQEGADTAIWLATREFDPAKDKTGLLWEDRQVVDW; via the coding sequence ATGAGTGATGAAAAGAAGTGGGCAATAGTAACTGGGGGATCTAGGGGTCTTGGATTTGAAACCGCTAAAGGTTTAATTGCAGCCGGAATATCTGTATACATAATTGGTAAAGATGAAGTGCGGGCCCAGCAAAGTGCTGAAAAACTAGGATGTAATTTTCGCGCAGTAGATGTGGCGGATAGTAAAAAGTTTCGCCAAGTATTAACTGAAATAAATGAAGAAGCAACTAGTAATGGTTTTCAAACTCTTGATATTTTAGTTTTAGCTCATGGCGTGATGAGTGAGAAAATGTCGAAAACTCTTCGCACCACCGATGAAGAATGGCGCAGAACATTATCAATTAACTTAGATGCAGTCTTTACCGCAGTTAATCAACTAGCACCAGCAATGTCAGATGCGCGTAAAGGAAGAGTAATTGTTTACTCGGCTTGTCTTGGCAGAATGTCTGGGCCCGGTACACACGGCGGTCTTGCGCCATATCGAATTAGCAAAGCTGGCGTTAATGCTTTTGTTAAAAATCTTTCATATGAAACCGGACTGGGTGCGCGTGGATTTTTAGTGGATGCGATCTGCCCAAATCATTGTCGAACAGATATGGGTGGCCCTGACGCGCCAAGGAGTGCGCAAGAAGGTGCTGATACTGCAATTTGGTTAGCAACTAGAGAGTTTGATCCCGCGAAAGATAAAACTGGATTACTTTGGGAGGATCGTCAAGTAGTTGACTGGTAA